DNA sequence from the Microscilla marina ATCC 23134 genome:
GGGGGTGTGATGAATAATAGATTGGATGCGCTGGGCGCAATCCTGAATATCTTCCAGAGTGGGTATCCTGTCTAACATAAGAGGTTTACTTGATTAAAAATTGAATGGTGGATTGCTACCCACTATGCTTTGCTCATTATTCTGATATGCGAGTCAGTTGGTGATTTCACCAACTGAGGGTGATAATGGTAGCAAAAAGTAAGGAAACTTAATAAATTGGTGGTAACTGTGGAAAGAATTACCGTATTATTTCATAAGTAAAAATAGGAACTTGTCTCAATTAAGCCCATTGTTTGGGTGAAGTGCTTACATTATGCGATTAACCCTTATTTAGTATCTTGCAGTGACTTAAACAAAGTATGCATAATCGATCTACTTTCAATACAACAACATGCCCAAACCAAAATCTATTGTGGTGTTGCCCTTTGCCAACCTAAGTACCAGCAACGAAAACGAGTTTTTTAGCGATGGTATTACCGAAGAAATCATCAATGCGCTTACCCGTATACCAGGGCTTAGGGTAACCTCTCGCACCTCTTCATTTTATTTTAAAAATAAACACCTTCCTGTAACCAACATAGGGCAGCAACTCAATGTAGCCTTATTGCTAGAGGGGAGTGTGCGGTTGGCAGGTGATCAAATGCGCATCACAGCACAATTGATTGATGCAGCAGAAGATGTTCATTTATGGTCGGAAACCTGGGACAGAAAAGTAGACCATATTTTTGACATTCAAGATGAGGTGAGCCTACTGGTTGCTGACAAGGCAAGGGAGTTTTTAGGCCATTTTGATATTCAGGCACAATTAATCAATCCGCAAACTCAAAGCTACCAAGCGTATGAGTGGTACCTTAAGGGGCGATTTTATTTTCGGAAGTGGAACCCCGAAGATGCCCAAAAAAGCGTGACTTGTTTTGAGCAAGCCTTAAAGTTAGATCCCCACCATGCCGAATCATTATTGGGGCTTGCCGATGCTTTGGGCTTTTTGGCTACTACCGGAGCAATGGAGCATGCCACCGCCTGGCAACGTGCCGAAGTTTGTATCAATCAAGCACTTGTCATCAATCACCAACTCCCCGAAGCCCACTATCAACGTTCAAACTTACTTTTTTTTACTCAGGGCAATTATAGCATGGCTGTGCAGGCAGCTGTACAAGCGCACAAGTTGAACCCTAATTATGCAGAAGCAAACCAGCATTTGACTTTTTTGTATTTGATTGCAGGCAACAATATTGAAGCAAAAGCACACCTTGACCAGCTACTTATGTTTGATCCTCTTTCGCAGGAAACCCGTTTTTTTCACGCCTTTTTTTTATACCAACAACACCACTTTGCCCAATCCCTTGATATACTCAACCAATCGCTGCAAACAAACCAGCTCAACGTACCTGCTCATACCCTCAAGTGTTATTGTTTGCTAAAATTGGGCAGAGCAGACGAGGTAAAAGGTTATTTTGATGAGTTGCCCCCAGGCATAATGGTAGAAGGTGACAAACTAGGGGTAGAAGCATTGCGCTATGCCTTTCGGCAAGATACAACCAATACTTACCGGGTGCTGAAAGCCCTGGAAGAACGAGCCAAACTACCTGCGGGATTTCGTGAAAACTCTTTTCTTTTGTTTGTGTATGCAGTGCTCCACCAAACCGACAAAGCGTTTGCCTGGGTCAGTGCTGAACTTGAAAAAAAATCACCCTTTTTACTCATGCATTACTCAGATGTAATGGTAGATGACCTAAAAACTGATCCCAGGTATGAGGTGTTCAGAAAGAAAATTTATGCAGTAAAAACAGGCAACAATGCTGATAAGCCACCCAAAAAGCCGCTCATTGCCGAAGCCGAAGTAGAAGAGTATGCCCAAAAACTTCGGATGTATCTTATCAACGAAAAGCCTTACCTTGACAACAACTTATCACTAAAACTGCTTGCCAAAGCCTTGGGCATGCATGCCAATCAATTGTCGTGGTTGATCAACGAAAAAATGGGGGAAAACTTCAACCAATTGATCAACTCTTACCGGGTTCAGCAATTTAAGCAACTCGCACAAAATCCGGCAAATGCCCACTTAAGCATTATTGGACTGGCTTTTGAAAGCGGCTTTAACTCAAAAACAGTTTTTAATACTTACTTTAAAAAAGAAACCGGGCTCACCCCCAAACAGTGGATAAAGGCGCTTTAGTAGCCACATTTTGCTACAAAGAAGTTCGGATTTATAAATCGGAACTTCTACGCCACAAACCCGAACATTTGCTCCAGGGCAATGCGATAGATTTGTACAAATCAAAATGTAAGAATTAAAAAACATCGCCTTATGTTCGCAAATATCTCATCAAAACAACAAGGAAAAATCGCTGGCTGGCTATATATCATCATTGCCGTTTTGGGTATATTTAGCATTGCCTATGTACCCAGTGTCATTGTATCAGAACAGGCAGCAATTACCCTTCAAAACTTAAAAAATCACCTGATACTATTTAAATGGGGAGTATTCGCCGATATATTGATAGGTTTGTTTGAAGTGGTATTGACGGCATTACTGTATCAACTATTTTGTCAGGTGGGCAAAATCACCGCTATTGCAGCTACCTATGCCCGTATATTAATGGTGGCTATAATGGGGGTAAACCTGCTGATATACCTCGCCCCGGTAGTGGTAGTGTCATCGCCTGCTTTGAGCCAGCTTTTTACTTCAGTCGAACTAGCCCGTTATACCCAAATAGCCTTTAGTCTACACGCAACGGGCATTCTGGTTTGGGGGTTCTTTTTTGGGTTACACCTACTATTTTTGAGTTGGTTGGTGGTCAAATCGCCTAAACACCCAGCTTGGTTGGGGTATATAATGTGGGTGGGAAGTTTGGGGTACCTGCTTGAGTCGTTCAATAAAATTTGTTTGGGCAACAATGCGATACTTGCAATTGTATCGGGTGTATTGTTGGCCGCAGTAGTGATAGGTGAGCTAGGTTTTGGTCTGTGGTTGATGGTGAAAGGTGAGAAGGAGTTAAAGTAAAGGCCATCATCATTAAAGCGTAGGGTGACAAGCATTACAACAAACACAAACAACGCAAGGGCTTTTATGCCCTTGCGTTGTTCTATTTAGTGATCTTTCACAAATAATTTGAGCCATTAAAATGTATCTATTGCCCTCATTCTTCTCAAAAAAAAGTTTCATAGCCTTGGCTATGCACCGTTTTTTTTGAATCATCTGAGAACAATATATTTTCTTGAATTGGCACAGCTTATTTTTTCCAGATCACTTATCATTCATTGTGTGGGTGATTACACTGTTTTTTTTCGCCATATCTTCAACATCCCAGTTTCATTGCCTGGACGTTCTTCGAATCCGTATCTTTCATAAAAACCTGTGCCCCCTTCTGCTGACATAAGCCCAACAAATGCATTTTGGTCGGCAACAGTGGCTAAGAACTTCATGATTTCGTTCATAATAAATTCGCCAATGCCTTTTTTCTGAAAAGCAGGTACTACAATGACATCTTGAATATAAAAGTATAAGGCTCCGTCACCTATTACCCTGCCGCAACCTACTACTTCATTTTCGAAAGTAGCACATACCGAGAAAATAGAATTTTTTAATCCTTGCTCGATGGTCTTCAAGTCCATTTTATCCCATCTTGCCGAGTCCCTTAATTTAGCATATTCCAGTGGAGTAGGGGTACGTTCCTCTACCTTTACCGAGCTGGCTCTACGCGAAGCCTGTCCTTGTCTGACAGTATTTATTTGATTTTTGGTTTGCTCGTTCATTTTTTATAGTGTTAGAAGTATTACCTTGATAGTGTAAATTGAGTAGCGTTCTTTTCATATTACGGGATATGTTTAGGACTATTAAAGGGTAGCAACTAATTCTTAAGCAAAAGTGTTATGTAATTGTTTGTAAGTACTTACTATAAAGAGTGCTAATTTGGCGAAAACACCTATAAGAGGTGGTGAAAATTGTTTAATGAGTACTTATCTATTATAACAATTCAAAAAGATAAAAATAGCGATAAAAAAGCAAGAAAACAAGTTTATTAGCCAGATAGACAGGGAGTTATCAATAATATGAAAGGATAAGATAAATTTTGTGTATCAGCAATGATACATTTTGTTGCTTGTAATGATTATATAAAGTATATAAATAGTTAAATAAAACTGGTAAGTCTGGGCAAGCATAAAGTTTTATGTACAAAACAAATAACTTAGAGGTAAAGTCATTGTAACTACTCGAATGTAATATAGTATTTGTGTCTGAGTTTGTATATAGTACTATTTTACTTTTTTGTATAAAACATATTTCAATGAAACATCAGCAAACAATCAATTATTTTGTATTTACTATCCTGCTCACCGTGTCGACCTTGCAAGTATCAGCGCAAAATATAGTGGGCACCTATCGTTCAAACTTTCCTTTGGGAGGTTTTTTTGTGACTACTGTAAAACTGCACGCCAATGGCTCATTTGATCACCACGTAGCTGGCGACATGCAACGCCAACACCTACAGGGTACTTATGTTCAGAAAGATGGTAAAGTATACCTCAAAGTTGAGCCT
Encoded proteins:
- a CDS encoding helix-turn-helix domain-containing protein, which translates into the protein MPKPKSIVVLPFANLSTSNENEFFSDGITEEIINALTRIPGLRVTSRTSSFYFKNKHLPVTNIGQQLNVALLLEGSVRLAGDQMRITAQLIDAAEDVHLWSETWDRKVDHIFDIQDEVSLLVADKAREFLGHFDIQAQLINPQTQSYQAYEWYLKGRFYFRKWNPEDAQKSVTCFEQALKLDPHHAESLLGLADALGFLATTGAMEHATAWQRAEVCINQALVINHQLPEAHYQRSNLLFFTQGNYSMAVQAAVQAHKLNPNYAEANQHLTFLYLIAGNNIEAKAHLDQLLMFDPLSQETRFFHAFFLYQQHHFAQSLDILNQSLQTNQLNVPAHTLKCYCLLKLGRADEVKGYFDELPPGIMVEGDKLGVEALRYAFRQDTTNTYRVLKALEERAKLPAGFRENSFLLFVYAVLHQTDKAFAWVSAELEKKSPFLLMHYSDVMVDDLKTDPRYEVFRKKIYAVKTGNNADKPPKKPLIAEAEVEEYAQKLRMYLINEKPYLDNNLSLKLLAKALGMHANQLSWLINEKMGENFNQLINSYRVQQFKQLAQNPANAHLSIIGLAFESGFNSKTVFNTYFKKETGLTPKQWIKAL
- a CDS encoding DUF4386 domain-containing protein — protein: MFANISSKQQGKIAGWLYIIIAVLGIFSIAYVPSVIVSEQAAITLQNLKNHLILFKWGVFADILIGLFEVVLTALLYQLFCQVGKITAIAATYARILMVAIMGVNLLIYLAPVVVVSSPALSQLFTSVELARYTQIAFSLHATGILVWGFFFGLHLLFLSWLVVKSPKHPAWLGYIMWVGSLGYLLESFNKICLGNNAILAIVSGVLLAAVVIGELGFGLWLMVKGEKELK
- a CDS encoding GNAT family N-acetyltransferase translates to MNEQTKNQINTVRQGQASRRASSVKVEERTPTPLEYAKLRDSARWDKMDLKTIEQGLKNSIFSVCATFENEVVGCGRVIGDGALYFYIQDVIVVPAFQKKGIGEFIMNEIMKFLATVADQNAFVGLMSAEGGTGFYERYGFEERPGNETGMLKIWRKKTV